In the genome of Arachis stenosperma cultivar V10309 chromosome 2, arast.V10309.gnm1.PFL2, whole genome shotgun sequence, the window ctccttcttacatttttttataattttttttattaaataggagtaatttaataataaaattaaaaattttattaaaaagaacgattttaatactaaataaaatatttaaaataaataaaaaaataatattagtgacgaatttaattttgatcctAAATTTTAAGAACCAAATCAATACTTATTCTTTAGagatatatttaaaaatgttttaaaatattttagcaatatttttgtataatatGTATCACTAAGAGTTATTAATTTTCTCATCGTAATTTAGTAATATTTCTTAAATGTTACTGACCATCGTGTCTATTATACGTTATAGTGATGagtaactaatatatatataaaaaactatataatataatttgtaGGGAGAATAGTGAGgacaaaaaattattaacacTCATATGATATGGTTTTATCTACGGCACGCTCCTCGATACATGATATTTATCCAGCTTGTGCGTTGTGGTCCGAAAaatacaataattataaaaatagaaagataTCAGACTTAACAAGATAGATGGATATTATTTTGGTCGACAAGTAATATAAAGTGGAAACAAGCcacaattattttaaaaattttgtaagaaaaaaataaactaaaaatataattttattagttttacgatttttttgattttttttataaaattctaaaattaaattaCTAAATGAAAACACGTTTAAAACACATATCTATGACATATCACTTTCAATTATATAAAGCGTTTTAAAGATATAACTATTAGTGCTACCTTCTCTTATTAACTTAAATTTTTGGGATGAATAATTTCATAATATGATACTAAAATTCTATGTCCAAAAACACAAGAGTTCGATTTTTAGTGAACAAAAAAAATAGCAAATCTCGATTTGGCTTATACTGCACGCATCTCTCTATCTCGaacttgaaaaaattaataaacttaTGTCCATAAGGTATTTATTGACATTATCttgtttatattattaaataattttttatttttatattgttttttagtatttatattttataaatcatTCCTACAAAATTTCATACTAATTtagaattattttatatattaacataataataataagatataGAGAATGGGTATATttaaaatcatattttatttaaaaaaattgtaaaacctatataatttgttattcattcttttttttctgtATAATAATTCATTAATTTGCTTAATGGGAATAGATACCTTTAGTCcctaattaatatttatatgaGATAAgaacaatttaattaataagtaactatcaaattattaaaaataagattGTATATAGATCGAATCAAATTAAATAGGATCAAAATCTTGATTCAATTACACTAATTTCATTAGATCAGATTAGATCTATTAATCTATCGTACTTTTATGTGTTTAAGTTTGATCTGATCCTTAGatcaaatatcaaatatatatatatatatatatatatatatatatatcacaaaAAATAAATGGAGCTCTATTATATACATCAATAGATGAAATTTGAATAGCTCTGATTCGTCAAAAGATAGATATTGGTTCCTTAGTAACTATAAAATATGGACACTTCATTGAGTTACTGTGTTTATATGTTAGATACATTTTGAATACGAAACTTATTGACATTTGTCCGATACGTGTGTTTGTCGTGTCTAACCGtgtcttaataataaaaaataaaaaaatattattcgaACACATTTAAATACACTTAAATACCATTACATATATATCAGCGTATTAAGCCTTATTGTTAACATGTATTCttgaaatgagtttaaaaataatatatattattatttattaaaataaaaatattttaaatacttttatataattaaaagaagacactaaaaaagattaaaaaattattttatattttaatatcaataaaatattaaaaattatttattgtaatttatttaaaaatattttatattttatatatatactggatttcttcttataaaattttaaaattcgtaTATCTATATATTTCGTATCGTATCGTGTCATATTCCATATCTATATCAGTATCCGGATATTATAGCTTAGTAAGattgtatatataaatattgaaGTGAGTGTTCGACCTGTGTGGAGTCTAACCAACTAGCCAAATGGAAATACTAATAATATTATTCATCATATCTTTTGTTTCGGCAATAATTCCTTTGTTCCTTTTCATATCATCATTCTATAATGGGATCCAAAGTTCTAAAACTTACTATTCCAAGCTTCCACTTCCACCGGGTCCTCACCCCTACCCTATCATTGGAAACATTTTGAAGCTTTTTGGCACCAATAACCCTCTTGAGGCAATCACTCATCTTTCTAAAACTTATGGACCTATAATGACTCTCAAGTTGGCTAGTATAACCACCATTGTCATTTCTTCTCCACAAATAGCCAAAGAAGCACTCCATAAAAATGATGCACTTTTGTCCGGTAGGAAGCTCCCAGTTATTACAACATGGTCACAATCACTTGAGGACTTCTCCAAAACTTCATTGGTATTAATTAATTGCAAGCTAGagatattattttgttaatttcaattagaaagttaatttttttaattaatgtcagctaatatttttttaattctaaatcaccataataaaaattatgtttaattactctgttggtctctatagtttcacaaaattttcaattaggtccctatactttttttccttttaattaagtccttgtaccaattttttttttaaattgggtccctacactttttttttcttttatttaggtccttataccaattttttttttttagttgggtccctataaaattaagccaattactactAAGAAAATTTTGTGCAGgaatccaattaaaaaaaaaagtataaggacctaattgaaaatttcacaAAACTATAAgactaacagaataattaaacctaaaaattatttttagtaacAAATTAATAATGACAATAACATAATcgtcaatatatattttatttaatttttatttttataataatgatatatttattattatcattattatatgtcataataataattatatattttttgcgactattaaaaaaaatctttattgGTAATTATATAAATACTGCTAAAATCTTTTAACGACAAAATATAAGATGactaatatctaattttttagcAGTTTGTTACAGGCTTACATCACTCGCATTATTACGTCACCACTTTGTATTCTTTATTCTCCGATGACcctaaattaaaattcaacaggTATGGATGCCAGCTTCAGCAGCTAAGTGGAGAACCCTTAGAAGAGCTTGTGCCACAAAAATATTCTCCCCTCAGCAACTAGACTCTACACAACACATCCGCAGGAGAAAGGTTCAAGACTTGCTAAATTATGTTCATGAATGTTGCATCAAAGGTGAAGCTTTTGATATTGGTGAGGCTATCTTTACAACAATCATAAATTCCATGTCAAACACTCTTCTTTCCATGGATTTGGCtcattataattattttgataataatAAGTTTCATGAGTTTAAGGAGATAATGATTGGTCTAACCAAAGAAACTGGAAGGCCTAGTGTTTCAGATTTTCTCCCTTTCCTCCGGTTACTTGATCCACAAGGCACACGTTCAAGtaccaaaattaattttgaaaagatgctAGAGTTCCTTAACAGTGTTATTGAAGAAAGAATGCATTCATCAAGTGATGAGTCAAGAATGAATTTTAATGAATGCAATGATGTGTTGGATTCTTTTCTGGATCTTATCAAGCAAGAGAGTTCTGAATTAAACCTCAATGATGTTATATATTTATTCGTGGTAATTATTTTCACTCATCTTTTTCCTTATCAAAAatcaatattttcaaattctttagaATAATCATGAATTTGACATACCTCAATTTTATTGGTTGATTTGTGTTACGAAACCACTTATCCTAAAAGTTTAATTTGATAAAAGAAGGTAAcatgaataattatatctctaacacTCTTCTCAAGTAAGAGTTTTTTTaagtttgtttgatttttttaataggctttttttttatttgtcttatattatttttttccttttagaATTCACCATGATcaaattctatatttttttgACAGAATTTTAATACTATATTATGATATTATTCATCTCAAAAATTTAaactgataaaaaaaaatatgcattcGTGAGAGAAATTATATCTCTAAAAGTTTAAAGTTTAAAGTTTAAGCATTGAATTTATATTATTGGTTATCAATTATTTTCCTTCATTTGTACGCATGTGAGAGAGAAAATGTATTTGAAAATATGAAGGTCTAAACAAACAACCTTTTACCCTTTAGATTAGACATGTAagtgtttgaaaaaaaatagaattacaattaaaacatattctataatgataaaaaagtataatgataggtaaagaaaaaaaattaaaagagccAATAGAGACTAAAGACCaacacaatatataattttagataGGCtactaaaaaaatgaaaatgatcTATATTAATAAAATTGGAAACATATTTAAGTCTTAGTTAAATATATTTGAATGTTTGGTTTGACAAATATATAACTCCAGTATATAGTAGTGCCTATATAAAGCGCCACTAAATATTTGTCATTGTCTATCAACTAGGAATGATAATGGTTAGGGTTTGGATCCAACTCTAATCCTACATGAGGGttgagatttttatataaattcaacTCTATTTTACTTACGGATTGAGAATATTCTAACCCTAACCTTACTCTTTTTAATCTGCGGGTATTCGATCCTACCTACgagttataaaaaaatatgcaataTTGTTATATAACTtgataaaaatctaaaatagaacttatttttaagtaaaaaaaaaatatattaaattattaattaataatcttttttaatggctaaaatttttttacatttaatgAGAGGTCTTTAGTTCAATATTCACTTGTTATTTGAGTCCTTGCTATCAAATCTATTGTGAAATTTAttctttaataatattaattcagGATTTATTTATGGCGGGAATAGACACAACatcaagcacactagaatggGCAATGGCTGAGTTGTTACATAATCCAGAAAAAATGTTTAAAGTTAGGGCGGAACTTCATCAAGCACTTGGCAAAAATGGAAAAATTGAAGAGTCTAATATCTCAAAGCTGCCATACCTTAATGCAATTGTGAAAGAAACTTTGAGGCTTCATCCACCAGCACCATTTCTCATACCCCACAAGGCAATTGATTATGTAGAGTTAGGTGGCTTCACAGTTTCCAAAAATGCACAGATCCTAGTTAATGTGTGGTCAATGGGAAGAGATTCAAGCATTTGGGCTAACCCTAATTCATTTGAACCTGAGAGATTCTTGGAAAGTGATATTGATTTTAAGGGCAAAAATTTTGAGTATATCCCATTTGGTGCTGGTAGAAGAATTTGTCCTGGATTGCCTTTTGCATTGAGGTCCATACATTTCATATTGGCATCTCTTTTGTATCACTTTCATTGGAAGTTAGCTGATGAAATGAAGCCACAAGACATGGACATGAACTATACTTTTGGGTTTACTTTACATAAGACCCAACCTCTTCGAGTCCTCTCTCAGAGTTTAGTTGTtagttaaataaatatttaaaaatattatttgtatactaaaattaacaatttatttttaacatatattttatgtatttgaatatattttatattaatgattaattttgatatatgcCAAACTAGTAACTACCATGATCGTTAAATATTCGACTAAAATTTCATAAtggtaaattaaaaaaaaaaatcataacaaaaaaaaatgagttGGGATTTATGTATTTTAGAGCAAgcattatatattataaaagaaTTTGATGtacactaaaaattaattattgaattaattaCTATATATGTGTATATTAATATGTCATTagaattattaaatttatatataatagataaataattaaataaatttatttgaagaagtataatatttttttaaaatatcaaatatatatttttatacataGTGACTGAGTGACAGTATGATTATCCTTAATTAATTTCTATGTTATAATAATTATAGTTTCATTTCTATGAACCAGAGGTGCCTTTAATTTATAGCTTGAGCAATCATCGTCCTTTCAATTATTCTTGGCTTCTAAACTTTGGGAGATTTTCTCTTGCTTCTCCCCAATTTTGTTTTACACCTTTTTTTtgcgccactttttttttttggagtcCACTTGGAGATAATAGAGCTAGCGTATTTTTAATATAGAGGTAGAGGAGAGTGTGGAGGTGATACAATGTTATAGAAAATGggaatacttttttttttatgtgatATCAGAGGGGTTAAAATTAGACCGAAAAATTTAGAGTAAAAAATTCAGACGGTCCGATTAAAAGGTAtctacaaaaaatatattttttaataaaactcAGAGAATCCGTTTTCATtttaagaaaaaacaaaaaaaaaacaaaaagtgtaAACGGAGGTTCGttctcattaaaaaaaaaaacaaaaaaaaaacaaaaagtataaACGGAGGATCCGTTTTCATTTTAAGAAACCAAAAAAACTAATCGAACGGTCCGATTAGTCAACGaattttctaacaaaaaattCGTACAGTCCAATTTCTTCTTGTCATTATTTAGAAAATTCTATCCCATACCTGTATACACCATAACTAAACACAACTCACACACTCCTGCAATATCAAAAAAAATGAACCCTAACTTGATTTGATTTAGTtaaattttctatttatttattttttataaccgACATAGAAATTTAAATACATCAATATTCAACTCATCAAACCACTAATACAAAAATTACCCAAAAACCATTCATTTTGTTTGTCAACAGTAGTTTTGTGCACTTTACAAATCACTCACCAACAggtgtatttttaaatttatgtatGTATCTTCAGTGGCggaatttgaaacaaaatattGGAACCAGATAGAAGATaattgtcaaaatatttttgatatagACCCCATTTAAGATAAGTTCGTCTAACCTCATGTCTCTGATTTGAGTGATATTGTCAAATTTAAAGTCTTTTTTAGGGTCTCGTTCCaaaaaattaaggtcaaactcatcaaatgtaactttttgaacttttgaaggttgtatctcactttattcgtgattcattaaagtagaagaactatctacagctattgatattgtaaaagttatatgttctctttcttaaatattagcattcctcttaaaaaatgcatcaattctttgaatttttattattattttatataaaaatttgaatatatatcttgtaaaatatgtaaagaagaagttagaaggacaaattttaatttataatatttattaaatttttttatcaatttatataaatataataatattaatatttattgaatattctatttttttattatataaaaaattaaattaaataaataaaaaatatctaattttttatatttgaacttaaAGGTAGAGAGAGTGTTGCTTATTGAATTTATTGGGTACTTTAAGTCATAGTAAAGTATTTAAgctaattgaattattttttatcttttaaaaaaatgttactaatttttttataaaaaatttgggaAGGTCATGGCCACCTCTTGTCTGAACTAAGTTCTACTGCTGTATCTTGTAATGATGAACTAATTTTTTGATATAGCATGTAGCATGTAtacaaaaatcaattttttataatatacatatataaggCATGACGATTGATTTATTATTGTACATTCTTACGTTAAATCAATTTTCAAGATTAACATTTGATAGTAAAGAAGTGTAAGTTCAGAGaatgatattaaaaaaaaaacagaagagAATCAAATTGAAGGAGAGAAGAAAAGGGAAGAAAGTTGTTCAAGTTTTTCCTGTTTTCTTCCTCAATGAAAATGAGGTTTACAGCTAAGAACGAATCACACTGATCACAACTTAGTTGATAAAATAAGATATCtaaatgattatatctctaatatgtTCAAATCgaattttagatttttcaaTCGCAAAAATTGTTATATTATGTTATGATACCACTCCTTCTAACAACTTAAATGAGTTAAGTATCGTTTTTGTTTTTAACGTTTGGAGTAAGTTTTATTTGTATTCCTAACATTTAAATCATTCTATTTGTATTCCTTACGTTTATATAAAaatgattcaatgttatcctgtCGTCAATTATACTAATAGATTAGAttgtatttttcaattattctcacttggatgtattcattctcaattaggtcTTACTTGAATGTATTCGATTTTAATATTGTACCTAAAATTTGTTTTTAGGTTCAATTATGTCcctaaaaaagtaaattatataAATGTTACCGggattaatttcaatttttaatgaGTTATTATCCAGAGTGGATCATCGATTTTAACCTAAATATTTGTATTCTAAATTTaagaagatatttttaaaatttcaactaatttaaattaaaatttatgatgTATAATTAACAGCAgaataacattgaatcactttgaTTGTTAGAAATACAAACAAAACAATTTAAACGTTAGAGAGACACAAATAACTAAAATTTGTCATAAATATTAgagacaaaaacaatactttactcaAATTTAAACGAATAAAAAGAGATATGAGttattatatctctaatacttgcAATAAATATCTTTTTAGTTCTTACCAATAATAATCTAACTAAGCTTAACTGTGTAATAAATTCACTATTTGAAACTAACCATCTAGTCAGCTAACTACTTTTGGTGCCAAACTAACTAAGCCACGTAATAGATGACTTGCGTCTTTTGAGAAGAGAGAATTCAATTTAAATACCtaagaataattaaattctatatgaaaatgaattcttttaattattaaaaaaaattaaaaaaataaaatataatttttaactcttcaatattttttcttgacttcacttataaaattaataataaaagatcatattttatttttttaattattaaaaaaattaagagaatttATTCCCAACTCTACATCTCTAATTATTAAGCCATCTAATAAAAATGCAATAGTACAGCTAATATACAACAGTTAACATGAGAACTTAATAAAGATACAATAGTACAGCTAATATACAACAGTTAACATGAGAACTTAAAAAAAGTCGTTTCTAATTTATGtacttattttatttcatatacTTAAAAATGATGTATATTATATAGTAAATGAAGCACAAATAGATTATAATAAATTAAGCCATGCACTTTGATTTGTCTAACAGAAAGACATATATCTTGACTTGTACAGCAAACAAGTGAAAATTTGCtacattttatatattaagCGAATACTAATTcctttagaaaaaaataaaaaataaagaattttctaaaaaataatatactaTTAACGATGactctatattttttattttctggcCAATAAAGACGAATTCATATATTAATATTACTGTCTTTTTTTACAAAATAGtaatatatatcaaaatttgTATACATCAAATAAATTGAAAAGTCCTTAATATTAGGTATTATATTATCACAAACTTATACACACACTATACATTCTCACGCAACATTTTAAGAGTTTCCATCCATTACTTAGTCTCAGCTAAAATTTAAACCCAGATGCAGTACCATAAGAGGTACCAAGATTTATCACTAAGCTAAAGTCTCTGATGCATATatataatcttttttttttgtcagatATATATCACCTCTTCAATGCTGTGTTTTTATGGGAATAGCTTGGAGAGATTGAGCTTTATGCAAGGTAAGCCCAAAATTTTCAGACATATCTAGGTCCTTTGCCTTTTGCCCATTAACTAACTTCCAATCATAGCCATGAACAAGAGTACCCAACACTATGTGTATAGTCCTATAAGCCAATGGTAATCCAGGACAAATTCTTCTTCCAGCCCCAAAGGGAATTAACTCAAAATCTTGACCTTTAAAGTCAATCTTACTCTCCAAAAACCTTTCAGGCATGAATTCATTAGGGTTTGTCCAAATACCTGAATCTCTCCCCATAGCCCATACATTAACCCAAACTTGTGCATTTTTAGGCACAGTGAAGCCACATAGTTCAACATCCTCTTGTGACTTGTGTGGCAATAGGAATGGGATTGGTGTATGAAAGCGTAAAGTTTCCTTCACCACAGCTCCTAAGAAAGGAAGATTTGAGATATGTGATTCTTCAATTTGTTTTTCATCCTTGCCAAGAACATGTTCAAGCTCTTCTTtcaatttttgcattttttctgGGTTGCGTAGTAATTCTGCCATTGCCCATTCTATGGTAATCGATGTTGTGTCTAGTCCAGCTACAAATAGATCCTAACACAAATATAATGATATATCAAAATTACTAACAAATTGAAGGAAAATGTTTTGATTACCTCAAAAAAAGTTTTTATTGCATGGTAAAAAGAGTGAAAATTTTCACAGATGAGCTCTGATTCAAGAATAGAAATAGTGGACATGGAAAAAGAAcattttacaataaaaataataaagtaaataATTGTCGTAATATTTTGGTTGAAAATAAGGATtttgatagaaaaaaaattatcttctattttttattatctattgTAATTTCTGaattattatctaatttttaatttatatatttatataataattggATACATCAAACTCATCGGTAAAATTTCATAGTCAAATGGGATATAATTTCGTAAATGTGTTTGATAGGTaatatgtttaatttaatttaatttatctaCTTGTTTAGAATTCTAAAACAAAAAGTGATGTTGAATGATAATGCTCtccataaaaaattaactttctattaaagataaaaaaacaaaaataaaaaattataaatattaaatcataaattttaaactttaaattctaaatctgaactattattataaaatatataataaataaagaactAAGATATGTtcaattaacaaaaaaatgcttTTTAATTATTTAGCAAAGAATATTTAAGAATGAGTAAAAAAGAAgagtaatatataaataataggATTGTTGATAAGTATTCTAATAGTATTTGTTATCAAACATAAAACTTTTTAaagtaatataatatattagtttataattataaatattaaaagattattttttggataaaatTTTACCACTCTTTACTTCCTTAACAAAGTATTGTAACCAAATCTTAGTTAAATTGAAAGATATAGTTTTGTAGTACAAGATACTTACCAAAAGTAAATGCAATACATGGATGCGACTTATTTGAGAATTTTCCTCCAACATCACTTCAAGCAAATAATCTAACACATCTTTGTATTCCTTGGTGTCCATTTCTAGAGCCCTTAATCGCAATCTTTCTTCAACAATACCATCAAATATGTTAATTATCTTCCTAAAATGTTTGGTCATTCTAGCACGTGCACCTTGTGGATCAAATATCCTCAAGATTGGAAAGAAATCCACAACATTAGGCTTTGCAGCTTCTTCAGTTATACCACAAActatttccttgaattcttgagaCTTAGAACCACCAAAATTAACCAAATtcatggaaaacaaagtgcttgaCATGGAATTAAGTACGGTTATAAAAATAGCCTCATTGATATCCAAAATTtcacctttttcacttttttccTTCACAAAATCCGccaattcttttaattttctttgacGAATAATTTGTGTGGAGTCAAGTTGTTGCGAAGAAAAAACTTTGGTAGCGCAAACTTTTCTAAGTGTCCTCCATAGAGGTGAAGGTTGCATCCATCCCACTGAATGTATGTGGTGGTCAAGTACTTTAAGAGTATCCGGAACCGTTCTATAAGAAAAAATTAGGTCATTTTTATGGAGTACTTCTTTGGCTAATTGTGGAGAGGAAATAACTATGGTTGTTATGTTACCAAGCTTAAGAGTCATGATTGGTCCATAGGTTTGAGAAAGCTTAGCAAGTGCTTGGTGAGGTTGGTTACTCAATTCTAAGATGTTTCCTATGATTGGAAAAGGGTTAGGCCCTGGTGGAAGTTTAAGTGATCTTGGTGTTTTGATACCTAATAATCTTTTGGATATGAGAATTTGAATGCTAATCCACacaaaggaagctaaaagaagAAGAGATAGATAGTCCATGGCTTATGATGATGAGTGTTTAGATATGTTTTTCACTTGCTTAGCTAGTCTAATTATATATAGTGTGTGTTTAGATATGTTTTTATatatatctctttttttttgggaaaaaaatttgaaaattaatttttttattataaaaattattaatatatgttTAACTTCTGAAAAGTTGAAATATCCTCATCTTTGAAAttcttattattagttttaaaattttatctaaatatataaaaaatactgatttttttttttctgagtAAAAAATGTGACTTAgtgataaaattaaagaagTTGAAATTTAAAACAAACAAGCTCTAATGTCAAGGCAGGTTGCGTGTAGCGACTA includes:
- the LOC130963483 gene encoding cytochrome P450 76T24-like, which codes for MEILIILFIISFVSAIIPLFLFISSFYNGIQSSKTYYSKLPLPPGPHPYPIIGNILKLFGTNNPLEAITHLSKTYGPIMTLKLASITTIVISSPQIAKEALHKNDALLSGRKLPVITTWSQSLEDFSKTSLVWMPASAAKWRTLRRACATKIFSPQQLDSTQHIRRRKVQDLLNYVHECCIKGEAFDIGEAIFTTIINSMSNTLLSMDLAHYNYFDNNKFHEFKEIMIGLTKETGRPSVSDFLPFLRLLDPQGTRSSTKINFEKMLEFLNSVIEERMHSSSDESRMNFNECNDVLDSFLDLIKQESSELNLNDVIYLFVDLFMAGIDTTSSTLEWAMAELLHNPEKMFKVRAELHQALGKNGKIEESNISKLPYLNAIVKETLRLHPPAPFLIPHKAIDYVELGGFTVSKNAQILVNVWSMGRDSSIWANPNSFEPERFLESDIDFKGKNFEYIPFGAGRRICPGLPFALRSIHFILASLLYHFHWKLADEMKPQDMDMNYTFGFTLHKTQPLRVLSQSLVVS
- the LOC130962306 gene encoding cytochrome P450 76T24-like, whose translation is MDYLSLLLLASFVWISIQILISKRLLGIKTPRSLKLPPGPNPFPIIGNILELSNQPHQALAKLSQTYGPIMTLKLGNITTIVISSPQLAKEVLHKNDLIFSYRTVPDTLKVLDHHIHSVGWMQPSPLWRTLRKVCATKVFSSQQLDSTQIIRQRKLKELADFVKEKSEKGEILDINEAIFITVLNSMSSTLFSMNLVNFGGSKSQEFKEIVCGITEEAAKPNVVDFFPILRIFDPQGARARMTKHFRKIINIFDGIVEERLRLRALEMDTKEYKDVLDYLLEVMLEENSQISRIHVLHLLLDLFVAGLDTTSITIEWAMAELLRNPEKMQKLKEELEHVLGKDEKQIEESHISNLPFLGAVVKETLRFHTPIPFLLPHKSQEDVELCGFTVPKNAQVWVNVWAMGRDSGIWTNPNEFMPERFLESKIDFKGQDFELIPFGAGRRICPGLPLAYRTIHIVLGTLVHGYDWKLVNGQKAKDLDMSENFGLTLHKAQSLQAIPIKTQH